In Devosia chinhatensis, the following are encoded in one genomic region:
- a CDS encoding ABC transporter substrate-binding protein produces MKKFAVVAAMATAFLGSTAYAAELEVTHWWTSAGEAAAIAEFAKVFEEETGNTWVDSALAGSGTGANPVIISRIIGGDPMGATQMNTGRDAEELIQAGLMRDLTDIVADLDIDSFYVDQSLLEPCRYEGGLYCLPINIHSWDWLWLSTAAYEKIGQPVPTNWDEYVASWPALQEAGILPFALGTGWPINGIPGVLMAGIGGTDLVMQVNRDKSADAVRGPDFRKVAEAMDMLRSVVSPETMVPSFGDAGNQLLTGDAAGNIHGDWLQGDLQIAGGVPGEDYECLPALGLGTQLTGGGDSFYFPVLPEGTDPAVIEAQEQLARILISPEAQLKFNLVKGSMPIRTDIDLSGANACMTKALALLDNGLLPSGDFSLSSDTQKQLEDLNLEFIADDNITVDDYVERYASIIEQAD; encoded by the coding sequence ATGAAAAAGTTTGCAGTGGTCGCCGCAATGGCAACCGCTTTCCTCGGCTCCACGGCCTATGCTGCCGAGCTGGAAGTGACCCACTGGTGGACGTCTGCCGGTGAAGCTGCCGCTATCGCCGAGTTCGCCAAGGTCTTCGAAGAAGAAACCGGCAACACCTGGGTCGACTCGGCTCTGGCCGGTTCGGGCACCGGTGCCAACCCGGTCATCATCAGCCGCATCATCGGCGGTGACCCGATGGGCGCCACCCAGATGAACACCGGCCGTGACGCCGAGGAGCTCATCCAGGCTGGCCTGATGCGCGACCTGACCGACATCGTCGCCGATCTCGACATCGACAGCTTCTATGTCGACCAATCGCTGCTCGAGCCGTGCCGCTATGAAGGTGGTCTCTACTGTCTGCCGATCAACATCCATTCGTGGGATTGGCTGTGGCTCTCCACCGCTGCTTACGAAAAGATCGGTCAGCCGGTTCCGACCAACTGGGACGAGTACGTGGCCTCCTGGCCCGCTCTGCAGGAAGCCGGCATTCTGCCGTTCGCACTGGGCACCGGTTGGCCGATCAACGGCATTCCGGGCGTGCTGATGGCCGGTATCGGTGGTACCGACCTCGTTATGCAGGTCAACCGTGACAAGAGCGCCGACGCCGTTCGCGGTCCTGATTTCCGCAAGGTCGCGGAAGCCATGGACATGCTGCGCAGTGTCGTGTCTCCCGAGACCATGGTTCCCTCGTTCGGCGACGCTGGCAATCAGCTGCTGACCGGCGATGCCGCTGGCAACATCCACGGCGACTGGCTCCAGGGCGACCTGCAGATCGCAGGCGGCGTTCCCGGTGAAGACTATGAATGTCTCCCCGCACTCGGCCTGGGCACCCAGCTCACCGGTGGTGGCGACAGCTTCTACTTCCCCGTTCTGCCCGAAGGTACCGATCCGGCTGTGATCGAAGCCCAGGAGCAGCTGGCTCGCATCCTGATCTCGCCGGAAGCGCAGCTGAAGTTCAACCTGGTCAAGGGCTCCATGCCGATCCGCACCGACATCGACCTGTCGGGTGCCAATGCGTGCATGACCAAGGCTCTGGCTCTGCTGGACAACGGTCTGCTGCCCTCGGGTGACTTCTCGCTCTCGAGCGACACCCAGAAGCAGCTCGAAGATCTCAACCTCGAATTCATCGCCGACGACAACATCACCGTCGACGACTATGTCGAGCGTTACGCTTCGATCATCGAGCAGGCTGACTAA
- a CDS encoding carbohydrate ABC transporter permease, which yields MADVATQQSRTKTAPHRRNFFSKLFLHNLSAKIAALPMIATVLVIFVGCTIWTVYYSFTNSRLLPRNEFVGFDQYARLFGTSRWNVSITNLIMYGSMSLVLTLTLGFLLAVLMDQKVRFESAFRTIMLYPFALSFIVTGLVWQWIMNPTLGLQGTFRNLGWTGFTFDWISNPRMVLFALLIAGLWQGVGFCMILMLAGLRGVDEEIWKAARVDGIPTWRTYVSVVLPMMRGVLVTAVVIIGSGIVRLYDLVVALTNGGPGISSEVPAKYVYDYMFGGGNIGQGLAAASMMLLTVLIIMIPWAYLEFGGKGRR from the coding sequence ATGGCGGACGTCGCCACTCAGCAGTCGAGGACGAAAACGGCGCCGCATCGCCGCAACTTCTTCAGCAAGCTGTTTCTGCACAATCTGTCGGCCAAGATAGCTGCGCTGCCGATGATCGCGACCGTGCTCGTGATTTTCGTCGGCTGCACCATCTGGACGGTCTATTACTCGTTCACCAATTCGCGTCTTCTGCCGCGTAACGAATTTGTCGGCTTCGACCAGTATGCGCGCCTGTTCGGCACCTCGCGCTGGAATGTGTCGATCACGAACCTGATCATGTACGGTTCGATGTCGCTGGTGCTCACCCTCACCCTCGGCTTTCTTCTTGCCGTGCTGATGGACCAGAAAGTGCGCTTTGAAAGCGCCTTCCGCACCATCATGCTTTATCCGTTCGCCCTGTCCTTCATCGTGACGGGTCTGGTCTGGCAGTGGATCATGAACCCCACGCTGGGCCTGCAGGGCACATTCCGCAATCTCGGCTGGACCGGGTTCACCTTCGACTGGATTTCCAATCCGCGCATGGTGTTGTTTGCGCTGCTCATTGCCGGTCTCTGGCAGGGTGTGGGCTTTTGCATGATCCTCATGCTGGCCGGGCTGCGCGGCGTGGATGAGGAAATCTGGAAGGCCGCGCGCGTCGACGGCATTCCCACCTGGCGCACCTATGTGTCCGTTGTCCTGCCCATGATGCGCGGCGTGCTGGTTACGGCCGTGGTGATCATCGGCTCGGGTATCGTGCGTCTCTACGATCTTGTGGTGGCCTTGACCAATGGCGGTCCTGGTATCTCGTCCGAAGTGCCGGCCAAATATGTGTACGACTACATGTTCGGCGGCGGCAATATCGGCCAGGGCCTGGCTGCGGCCAGCATGATGCTGCTCACCGTGCTGATCATCATGATCCCGTGGGCCTATCTCGAATTCGGTGGAAAGGGTCGCCGCTGA
- a CDS encoding carbohydrate ABC transporter permease: MSGAAPTTPSTSGTEPRGPRPKPFFTPKKIIIYTTLFFFSLYFLFPLYVMVVTSLKSMPEIRFGNIFALPAAPNFDAWVKAWTSACTGLTCNGLSPGFWNSVRITIPSTIVSIFIAAVNGYALVNWRFKGSEIFFSILIFGSFIPYQVMLYPLVIITREMGIFGSLQGVILIHTIFGMPILTLLFRNYFASLPQELFKAARVDGAGFWRIFFEIMLPMSLPIFVVALILQVTGIWNDFLFGVVFAGTQNLPMTVQLNNIVNSAQGTPEYNVNMAATVLTGLVPLIIYFVSGKLFVRGVAAGAVKG, from the coding sequence ATGTCGGGCGCTGCGCCGACCACGCCATCCACTTCCGGCACGGAACCGCGCGGCCCCCGGCCAAAGCCGTTCTTCACGCCCAAGAAGATCATCATCTACACGACGCTGTTCTTCTTCAGCCTCTACTTCCTGTTCCCCCTCTATGTGATGGTGGTGACCTCGCTCAAGTCGATGCCGGAAATCCGGTTCGGCAACATCTTCGCCCTTCCGGCCGCACCCAATTTCGATGCCTGGGTGAAGGCCTGGACCTCGGCCTGTACCGGTCTGACCTGTAACGGTCTGTCCCCGGGCTTCTGGAACTCGGTGCGCATCACCATTCCGTCCACCATCGTCTCGATCTTCATCGCGGCCGTGAACGGCTATGCACTGGTCAACTGGCGCTTCAAGGGCTCGGAAATCTTCTTCTCGATCCTGATCTTCGGCTCCTTCATCCCCTATCAGGTGATGCTCTATCCGCTGGTGATCATCACGCGCGAAATGGGCATTTTCGGCTCGCTGCAGGGCGTCATCCTCATCCATACTATCTTCGGCATGCCGATCCTGACCCTGCTGTTCCGCAATTACTTTGCGTCGCTGCCGCAGGAATTGTTCAAGGCCGCTCGTGTCGATGGGGCAGGGTTCTGGCGCATCTTCTTCGAGATCATGCTGCCCATGTCGCTGCCGATCTTCGTGGTGGCACTGATCCTGCAGGTGACCGGTATCTGGAATGACTTCCTGTTCGGCGTGGTGTTCGCCGGCACGCAGAACCTGCCCATGACCGTTCAGCTCAACAACATCGTCAACTCGGCTCAGGGTACGCCCGAATACAACGTCAACATGGCTGCGACCGTGCTGACCGGCCTCGTGCCCCTGATCATCTACTTTGTCTCCGGCAAACTGTTCGTACGCGGCGTCGCCGCCGGCGCCGTGAAGGGATAA
- a CDS encoding ABC transporter ATP-binding protein, with translation MQPSVSIKDLSLNFGNVKVLENLNLDIAQGEFIVLLGPSGCGKSTLLNCIAGLLEVSDGQIFINGKNVTWEEPKDRGIGMVFQSYALYPQMSVEKNLSFGLRVAGMKKEEINQRVKRAAEILQIEPLLQRKPANLSGGQRQRVAIGRALVRDVDVFLFDEPLSNLDAKLRSDLRVEIKRLHARLKNTMIYVTHDQIEALTLADRIAIMKNGVIQQLADPHTIYNKPVNLYVAGFIGSPSMNFINGTLEGQLFTADDGTRIPVGAYEFAVPPTGSAKAVLGVRPEHIFIGDAAQGMPFTTEAEIEIVEPMGSETLAWTKVAGIPVTFRCSSDIPLAAGQKVTIGFDIARGSLFSAQTESRL, from the coding sequence ATGCAACCTAGCGTTTCCATCAAGGACCTCTCGCTCAACTTCGGTAATGTGAAGGTGCTCGAGAATCTCAATCTCGACATCGCACAGGGCGAGTTCATCGTGCTGCTCGGGCCCTCGGGCTGCGGCAAGTCCACCTTGCTCAACTGCATTGCCGGCCTTCTCGAAGTCTCGGACGGGCAGATCTTCATCAACGGCAAGAACGTCACCTGGGAAGAGCCCAAGGACCGCGGCATCGGCATGGTGTTCCAGTCCTATGCGCTCTATCCGCAGATGTCGGTCGAGAAGAACCTCAGCTTCGGCCTGCGCGTTGCGGGCATGAAGAAGGAAGAGATCAACCAGCGCGTCAAGCGTGCGGCGGAAATCCTCCAGATCGAGCCGCTCCTGCAGCGCAAGCCGGCCAACCTGTCTGGTGGCCAGCGTCAGCGCGTGGCCATCGGCCGTGCCCTGGTGCGCGATGTGGACGTCTTCCTCTTCGACGAGCCGCTGTCCAACCTTGACGCCAAGCTCCGCTCGGACCTGCGCGTCGAGATCAAGCGCCTGCATGCCCGCCTGAAGAACACCATGATCTACGTGACCCACGACCAGATCGAGGCGCTGACGCTGGCGGATCGCATTGCCATCATGAAGAATGGCGTGATCCAGCAGCTGGCCGATCCGCACACCATCTACAACAAGCCGGTCAATCTCTACGTTGCTGGCTTCATCGGCTCGCCATCGATGAACTTCATCAACGGCACGCTCGAAGGCCAGCTGTTCACCGCCGATGATGGCACACGTATTCCCGTGGGCGCCTATGAATTTGCGGTGCCGCCGACCGGTTCCGCCAAGGCGGTTCTGGGCGTTCGCCCCGAGCACATCTTCATCGGTGATGCTGCCCAGGGCATGCCGTTCACCACCGAAGCGGAAATCGAAATCGTCGAGCCGATGGGTTCGGAAACCCTGGCCTGGACCAAGGTTGCCGGCATTCCCGTCACCTTCCGCTGCTCCAGCGACATTCCGCTGGCTGCCGGTCAGAAGGTGACCATCGGCTTCGACATCGCTCGCGGGTCGCTGTTCAGCGCACAGACCGAGAGCCGCCTGTAA